Proteins from a single region of Hermetia illucens chromosome 3, iHerIll2.2.curated.20191125, whole genome shotgun sequence:
- the LOC119652015 gene encoding uncharacterized protein LOC119652015, producing MECNPYFISNCTARIFTLKGINVTDIDIYLRKELGDIIVHVTCFKQISNVYRIFAINVTWNLCDFFAKQGINFYQTVLMTWVAKWSNVNHACPYSGHVWGRNFSVKEDLPLFLPKGNYRLDIHVYEQNLTNKVGNLSALAEVI from the exons ATGGAGTGCAATCCTTATTTCATTTCCAATTGCACCGCACGAATTTTCACACTGAAGGGAATAAATGTTacagatatcgatatctacttgcGGAAAGAATTAGGCGACATTATT GTCCACGTTACATgtttcaaacaaatttctaaTGTGTACCGGATATTCGCAATTAATGTCACTTGGAATCTATGCGATTTTTTTGCGAAACAAGGTATAAATTTTTACCAAACAGTTTTGATGACGTGGGTGGCTAAATGGAGTAACGTCAACCATGCTTGCCCGTACTCG GGACACGTCTGGGGTAGGAATTTCAGTGTTAAGGAAGATTTGCCATTATTTCTGCCGAAAGGGAATTATCGACTTGACATTCACGTATATGAACAAAACTTAACCAACAAAGTCGGGAATCTTAGTGCGCTTGCGGAAGTGATATAG